In Leptospira selangorensis, the following are encoded in one genomic region:
- a CDS encoding acetyl-CoA acetyltransferase yields MKDAVYVLGGEQTDFQRNWTKEGKTFMSLFREAVQDGLEKVGLTPDEIKKLNKQNRIGVFVGNFDAEQYAVQGHLGAFLTEVDPCFFGVPGARYEAACASGSVALDAAQTKLRAKDYDVAIVVGMEIMKTVSSSVGGDFLGTAAYYEKEAKGVQFPFPKLFGKLADVLLERYKLDEKRYMGALAEISRINYANAKRNPKAQTRSWFMNNEHANSRGGEFNMAVGGRLAITDCSQVTDGAALVVLANKNYAEEFAKKKGTKLSAYPKIKGWGHRVAPITFESKVAESKGDKWVLPWTRQTVKDAFDRSGMNTKDIDVFETHDCFTSSEYAAISAFGITQPGKEHEAIEDGVIDFHGKKPINPSGGLIGAGHPVGASGVRMMLDIYKQVTGTAGDYQVEGAKNGLMLNIGGSATTNYVFVVGK; encoded by the coding sequence ATGAAAGATGCAGTTTACGTACTCGGCGGAGAGCAAACAGACTTCCAACGTAACTGGACTAAAGAAGGAAAAACCTTCATGTCCTTGTTCAGGGAAGCCGTTCAAGACGGACTAGAAAAGGTTGGTCTTACTCCTGACGAAATCAAAAAGTTAAACAAACAAAATCGTATTGGTGTTTTCGTCGGAAACTTCGACGCGGAACAATATGCAGTCCAAGGACATTTGGGCGCTTTCTTAACTGAAGTAGATCCTTGTTTCTTCGGAGTTCCAGGCGCTCGTTATGAAGCAGCTTGTGCTTCCGGCTCCGTTGCTCTTGATGCAGCTCAAACTAAACTTCGCGCTAAAGATTATGATGTAGCGATCGTTGTTGGTATGGAGATCATGAAGACAGTTTCTTCATCCGTTGGAGGAGACTTCTTAGGAACCGCAGCTTATTACGAAAAAGAAGCTAAGGGAGTTCAATTCCCATTCCCTAAACTTTTCGGAAAACTCGCAGACGTTCTTTTAGAGCGTTATAAGTTAGATGAAAAACGTTATATGGGAGCTCTTGCGGAAATTTCCAGAATCAATTACGCAAACGCAAAACGTAACCCTAAAGCTCAAACTCGCTCTTGGTTCATGAACAATGAACATGCAAATTCAAGAGGTGGAGAGTTCAATATGGCAGTGGGTGGACGCCTTGCGATCACCGACTGTTCTCAGGTGACTGACGGCGCTGCGTTAGTAGTTCTTGCTAACAAGAATTACGCTGAAGAGTTCGCTAAGAAAAAAGGAACTAAACTTTCTGCTTATCCTAAAATCAAAGGATGGGGACACAGAGTTGCTCCGATCACTTTCGAATCTAAAGTTGCAGAATCTAAAGGTGACAAATGGGTTCTTCCTTGGACTCGTCAAACCGTTAAAGACGCATTCGATCGTTCCGGAATGAACACTAAGGACATCGATGTATTCGAAACTCACGACTGTTTCACTTCTTCCGAGTATGCAGCGATCTCCGCTTTCGGGATCACTCAACCAGGTAAAGAACACGAAGCAATCGAAGACGGAGTGATCGACTTCCATGGTAAAAAACCGATCAACCCATCCGGTGGACTTATCGGAGCGGGACACCCAGTGGGGGCTTCCGGTGTTAGAATGATGTTAGACATTTACAAACAAGTTACCGGAACTGCAGGTGATTACCAAGTAGAAGGCGCTAAAAACGGACTGATGCTCAATATTGGCGGATCAGCAACCACCAATTACGTGTTCGTAGTCGGAAAATAA
- a CDS encoding TlpA family protein disulfide reductase, producing MKTILWALISLFTFVGLSAGPKDQNEIQNIPLYSLDLERKTLYQELSQVPNEDLVILNFTSSDCPPCKEEVPNLIEYSKKWNVSHPKMKLHLWIVFVGDDPNSVSKLANELGIKKQTSLYFDSLQTSMRILEFPGTPTTMVIQKKNVLFKEYGYTKENWSKMISVLENRR from the coding sequence ATGAAAACGATCCTTTGGGCTCTAATCTCATTATTTACTTTTGTAGGTCTTTCCGCAGGCCCAAAAGACCAAAACGAGATCCAAAACATTCCGTTATATTCATTGGATCTAGAAAGAAAAACATTATACCAAGAACTTAGCCAAGTCCCGAACGAAGATCTGGTCATTCTAAATTTCACAAGTTCAGACTGCCCTCCTTGCAAAGAAGAAGTCCCGAATCTAATAGAGTATTCTAAAAAATGGAATGTTTCTCATCCAAAAATGAAACTACATCTTTGGATCGTTTTTGTGGGAGATGATCCAAATTCCGTTTCAAAATTAGCGAACGAATTAGGTATCAAAAAACAAACTTCTTTATACTTCGATAGCCTACAAACAAGCATGAGAATTTTAGAATTCCCAGGAACTCCCACAACCATGGTGATCCAAAAGAAAAATGTCCTATTCAAAGAATACGGATATACCAAAGAAAACTGGTCCAAAATGATTTCCGTTCTGGAAAATAGGAGATAA
- a CDS encoding ankyrin repeat domain-containing protein: MKNFSAKPWTRNVGIPTRGAFLKIACIFLIFLLSGPELFSKENSVQKIYIHKIKLENGVPKYLESRFRNGIINSILKNFEGKFNIADDDSLAALLKQVELNQKLNCSDEICMKQIADAIDADELISGTIFPSNKGYKINLRSQKRDSVALTYTIKTSFDLEFPEYQIDYYSSEAGRKLIDPRYAINFAAAFPGAVEKVEFPSFKVQDDKTGEINVLNFKIEDQGAKSFIETIRPKLSKADDLVKEKLYEKSIPEYVDTLNALEQRLSDRSKTEMSDYLKNIRGKISNSYFLIYKDKFSEMDLSAQKGGEISSLKKLNEQYRDLKKEYTTKTPSSFRLSEFEKALDDRIEKLNFLIFGLQEKEGDRLYADFDFTGAILNYRSVRSELIKLRSGPESSALKSRVERKILTSETTGRSYLQSKLSGLYQNLEKSFLAEALESDPDRQKNYIEKIGEGFKQILEILARSEFVSEDQIKYFNHFRTKAAPQVGKNLFDQETANLLLHEGIDKKSRTQVDTCIKLGANPNSINSDSGKNAAQRLAESDTILISPDSLKILRNSIKTNSSLDSDFFESVRQRKIDDINRFVLRGSDPNTKDYLDNTPLHKSAGFGYYEVSSFLLQIGAELNSKNGEGETPLHRAVLHGFYELSALFLRSGADPNVTRNDGMTPLHLAVQFPDITRLLLQRGSDLNLKNDEGWTPVHKAAESGDPESLKLLIQAGARVNEKDNIGWTPMDWAVQKNRYENPNIVKILKKAGAECQVNCVE; encoded by the coding sequence TTGAAAAATTTTTCTGCAAAGCCTTGGACTCGCAATGTTGGAATTCCAACAAGAGGCGCTTTTTTAAAAATTGCTTGTATCTTTTTAATTTTCCTTCTCTCCGGCCCTGAACTTTTCTCCAAAGAAAACTCAGTCCAGAAAATCTATATTCATAAAATCAAATTAGAGAATGGAGTCCCAAAATATTTAGAAAGCAGATTCAGGAACGGGATCATCAATTCTATATTAAAAAACTTTGAAGGAAAATTCAATATCGCCGATGATGATTCATTGGCTGCACTTTTAAAACAAGTAGAGTTAAATCAAAAGTTGAATTGTAGCGATGAGATCTGTATGAAACAGATCGCAGATGCAATCGACGCTGATGAGTTGATTTCCGGCACTATCTTTCCTTCGAACAAAGGTTATAAGATCAATTTGAGATCTCAAAAAAGAGATTCGGTTGCATTAACTTATACGATCAAAACTTCCTTCGATCTGGAATTTCCGGAATATCAAATCGATTATTATTCTTCGGAAGCGGGGCGTAAATTAATCGATCCAAGATATGCGATCAATTTTGCAGCCGCGTTTCCGGGAGCAGTGGAGAAGGTGGAATTTCCCAGTTTTAAGGTCCAAGACGATAAAACCGGAGAGATCAATGTTCTAAATTTCAAAATAGAAGACCAAGGTGCTAAAAGTTTTATTGAAACTATCCGGCCGAAACTTTCCAAAGCGGATGATCTAGTAAAAGAAAAACTCTATGAAAAATCCATCCCGGAATATGTGGATACTTTAAACGCTCTAGAACAAAGACTTTCGGACAGATCCAAAACGGAAATGTCGGACTATCTAAAAAATATCCGAGGCAAAATATCTAATTCTTATTTTCTAATATATAAGGATAAGTTTTCCGAAATGGACTTATCCGCTCAGAAAGGGGGAGAAATTTCCTCTTTGAAAAAATTAAACGAACAATATAGGGATCTAAAGAAAGAATATACCACCAAAACACCTTCTTCCTTTAGATTATCTGAATTTGAAAAAGCATTAGATGATCGAATCGAAAAACTGAATTTTCTGATCTTCGGACTCCAAGAGAAAGAAGGAGATAGACTTTATGCCGATTTCGATTTTACCGGAGCCATCTTGAATTATAGATCCGTTCGAAGTGAACTTATCAAATTAAGATCCGGACCGGAATCTTCCGCATTAAAATCAAGAGTAGAAAGAAAGATCTTAACTTCCGAAACTACAGGAAGATCTTATCTACAAAGTAAACTTTCCGGGTTATATCAAAATTTGGAGAAATCATTCCTTGCAGAAGCATTAGAATCGGATCCGGATCGTCAAAAAAATTATATTGAGAAGATAGGAGAAGGTTTCAAACAGATCCTTGAAATTTTAGCGAGATCCGAATTTGTCTCGGAAGATCAGATCAAGTATTTCAATCATTTCCGGACCAAGGCAGCTCCCCAGGTCGGTAAAAACTTATTCGACCAAGAAACTGCGAACCTTCTTCTTCATGAAGGGATTGATAAAAAATCCAGAACACAGGTGGATACCTGTATTAAATTAGGAGCAAATCCGAATTCTATAAATTCCGACTCGGGTAAAAACGCGGCACAAAGATTAGCGGAAAGTGATACGATCTTAATCAGCCCTGACTCCCTGAAAATTTTAAGAAATTCCATTAAAACCAATTCAAGTTTAGATTCGGATTTTTTCGAATCGGTTCGCCAAAGAAAAATAGATGATATCAATCGATTTGTATTAAGAGGCTCGGACCCAAATACAAAAGATTATTTAGACAATACCCCTTTGCATAAGTCCGCAGGTTTTGGATATTATGAAGTATCTTCCTTTCTTTTACAGATCGGAGCAGAATTAAATTCCAAAAACGGAGAAGGAGAAACACCTCTACATAGAGCGGTTCTCCATGGATTTTACGAACTAAGTGCTTTGTTTTTAAGATCCGGCGCTGACCCAAATGTAACTCGAAATGATGGGATGACTCCTTTACATTTAGCCGTTCAATTTCCTGATATCACAAGATTACTTTTGCAAAGAGGATCCGATCTGAACCTAAAGAATGACGAGGGATGGACTCCTGTTCATAAGGCCGCAGAAAGTGGAGATCCTGAATCCTTAAAACTTTTGATCCAGGCAGGCGCAAGAGTAAATGAAAAGGATAATATTGGCTGGACCCCAATGGATTGGGCGGTCCAAAAAAATCGATATGAAAACCCGAATATAGTGAAGATCCTGAAAAAAGCAGGGGCCGAATGCCAGGTTAATTGCGTGGAGTAG
- a CDS encoding fumarylacetoacetate hydrolase family protein, with protein MRICRFHFENKTLWGIVQDNHLIPVQGNHIIDFLNLKGKSPETNGNPIEISKVEILSPITSPCNIVCQGKNYAQHIIETGMNPKDKDYNLFFTKASSSLTSAIGDIIKPSFVKLLDYEAEMVLILKKEILKKTIITKENLHEYVGAISLANDVSARDIQIPQGQWFKGKSYRTFCPIGPFVQLVEKEDISKIPKLRISLKVNGELRQNSTLEKMIFPPDETLTELSEIMDLHPGDIVLTGTPSGVALNAPGGFVKRIASFLFSEKKLMKIFVKKQLSSPKYLKIGDTIEAELKTEDGSLDLGKMILKIREEK; from the coding sequence ATGCGTATTTGTAGATTTCATTTCGAAAATAAAACCCTTTGGGGAATCGTTCAAGACAATCATCTTATTCCAGTACAGGGAAATCATATTATAGATTTCTTAAATTTAAAAGGAAAGTCTCCCGAAACTAACGGAAACCCGATCGAAATCTCGAAAGTTGAAATTCTTTCGCCGATCACTTCTCCTTGTAATATTGTCTGCCAAGGAAAAAATTACGCACAACATATCATAGAAACCGGAATGAATCCTAAGGATAAGGATTATAATCTTTTTTTCACTAAGGCTTCTTCCAGTTTGACCAGCGCAATAGGAGATATTATCAAACCTTCTTTCGTTAAACTTCTGGATTACGAAGCTGAGATGGTACTGATATTAAAGAAAGAAATCCTCAAAAAAACGATAATCACAAAAGAGAATCTTCACGAATATGTGGGGGCAATCTCTCTAGCAAACGATGTATCTGCAAGAGATATACAAATTCCTCAAGGACAATGGTTCAAAGGAAAAAGTTATAGAACCTTCTGCCCTATAGGGCCTTTCGTTCAACTTGTGGAAAAAGAAGATATTAGTAAAATCCCGAAATTAAGGATTTCTCTAAAGGTAAACGGGGAATTAAGGCAAAATTCCACCTTAGAAAAAATGATCTTTCCTCCGGACGAAACTTTAACGGAACTTTCGGAAATTATGGATCTTCATCCGGGAGATATCGTTCTCACCGGGACCCCTTCCGGAGTCGCATTGAATGCACCGGGTGGATTCGTAAAAAGAATCGCCTCCTTTCTTTTTTCTGAAAAGAAGCTTATGAAAATTTTTGTTAAAAAACAACTCTCAAGTCCTAAATACCTCAAGATCGGAGATACGATCGAAGCAGAACTTAAAACGGAAGATGGAAGTTTGGATTTAGGAAAGATGATATTAAAGATCAGAGAAGAAAAATAA
- a CDS encoding helix-turn-helix domain-containing protein, translated as MKTDLNKPRGIIKSITGENWSLTRSAPSPGLSFFVEHYWSVRWDMREAGPMVQENLPHPSVHLVFEKENTKIFGVVSGRFAQRLEGEGRVFAIKFRPGAFYPFYKRSVSEITDKTIRIEEVFGTPTEPLEREVFELDSESDLVQFAENFLYERLPEEDETITWINELVEKVSNDRSILKVEDMVRLSGMNKRSLQRIFNQYVGVSPKWIINRYRMFEILDRITKDTDWVELALELGYFDQAHFIKDFKRMVGKSPEEYSKSIPES; from the coding sequence TTGAAAACAGACTTAAACAAACCCAGGGGTATCATCAAATCCATTACAGGGGAGAATTGGAGTTTAACTAGAAGTGCTCCTTCTCCGGGCTTAAGTTTTTTCGTAGAACATTATTGGTCTGTCCGATGGGACATGAGAGAAGCAGGACCTATGGTCCAAGAAAATCTTCCTCACCCTTCCGTTCATTTGGTCTTTGAAAAAGAGAACACAAAAATTTTCGGAGTGGTTAGCGGTAGATTCGCGCAAAGGTTAGAAGGAGAAGGCAGAGTATTCGCGATCAAGTTTAGGCCCGGTGCATTCTACCCATTTTATAAAAGATCAGTATCAGAAATCACTGATAAGACAATTCGAATTGAAGAAGTGTTTGGAACTCCGACAGAGCCCTTAGAAAGAGAAGTATTTGAATTGGATTCAGAATCCGATCTTGTACAATTTGCGGAAAATTTTTTATACGAAAGGCTTCCTGAAGAAGATGAAACAATCACTTGGATCAATGAGCTGGTTGAAAAAGTTTCTAATGATAGATCTATCTTGAAAGTGGAAGATATGGTCCGACTTTCCGGAATGAATAAACGATCTCTACAAAGGATATTCAATCAATATGTGGGAGTTAGTCCTAAATGGATAATCAATCGTTATAGAATGTTCGAGATCTTAGATCGAATTACCAAAGACACTGATTGGGTTGAGTTAGCATTAGAATTGGGATATTTCGACCAGGCGCATTTTATAAAAGATTTCAAAAGAATGGTGGGCAAAAGTCCGGAAGAGTATTCCAAAAGTATTCCGGAATCTTAA
- a CDS encoding SRPBCC domain-containing protein — protein sequence MEIKYEIYIAAKPELVWNILVSKEESSKIFHGCGIESDFKIGSNYAYVGPGLSGEKTVHVEGKILEIVPNKILSMILLVGSVYGEHYKNFESRTVYTLEPYGKLTRLKLVNDQIKEGDPSYERSADGGWARVLSSIKSLAETGKPLELPMGED from the coding sequence ATGGAAATTAAATATGAAATTTATATAGCAGCTAAACCGGAACTTGTTTGGAACATTTTAGTTTCTAAAGAAGAAAGTAGCAAAATTTTTCACGGATGTGGGATCGAATCCGATTTCAAAATAGGAAGTAATTACGCATACGTAGGCCCGGGACTCTCAGGGGAAAAAACAGTCCATGTAGAAGGAAAAATTTTGGAAATTGTTCCGAATAAAATTTTATCTATGATTCTTTTGGTAGGCTCGGTATATGGAGAACATTACAAAAACTTTGAATCCAGAACAGTTTATACGTTGGAACCGTACGGTAAATTGACCAGATTGAAACTAGTGAATGATCAAATTAAAGAAGGTGATCCTTCTTATGAACGTTCTGCAGATGGAGGATGGGCGAGAGTTTTATCTTCTATCAAAAGTTTGGCAGAAACGGGAAAACCTTTGGAACTTCCAATGGGAGAAGATTGA